Proteins from one Mucilaginibacter jinjuensis genomic window:
- a CDS encoding metallophosphoesterase family protein: protein MSNSRRTFIKTGITAGIAGISLLPAINTFASEYKPAKAAGKFKLRFALVSDGHYAQPDTDSDTFYHNMIGWMNKENQDNHLDFVIVNGDLVHNRPDLLPKVKTTYLDKLAVQYYTIPGNHDWADGKIWKNVFGYEDKYTAEHGDIGLVFANTANTKGEYVSPDNAFLKASFEKFKSKAIVFTILHIAPHQWVPEDKTTFVECPETLELLHGYPNIKAAFHGHDHNLDGIRYTGDKKFPHLFDSHFGGNWGTEYKGYRIVEVGEDNQISTYQVNASQNPKLNANKLM from the coding sequence ATGAGTAACAGTCGCCGCACGTTTATTAAAACAGGCATAACAGCCGGTATAGCCGGTATTAGTTTATTGCCTGCCATCAATACCTTCGCTAGTGAATATAAACCGGCCAAAGCAGCCGGTAAGTTTAAGTTGCGTTTTGCATTAGTATCAGACGGGCATTATGCACAGCCGGATACCGATTCGGATACCTTTTACCACAACATGATAGGTTGGATGAATAAAGAGAACCAGGATAACCACCTCGATTTTGTAATTGTTAATGGAGACCTGGTACACAACCGCCCCGATCTGTTACCAAAAGTAAAAACAACTTACCTGGATAAACTGGCTGTACAGTATTATACCATCCCCGGTAACCATGACTGGGCCGATGGCAAGATTTGGAAAAACGTATTCGGCTACGAAGATAAGTACACTGCTGAGCATGGCGACATAGGCCTGGTATTTGCCAACACCGCCAACACCAAAGGCGAATATGTAAGCCCGGATAACGCGTTCTTAAAAGCATCGTTCGAGAAGTTTAAGAGTAAGGCCATTGTATTTACCATATTGCACATAGCGCCGCATCAATGGGTACCTGAAGATAAAACTACCTTTGTAGAATGCCCGGAAACACTTGAATTACTGCATGGCTATCCTAATATTAAAGCCGCTTTCCACGGCCACGATCATAACCTGGATGGTATCAGGTATACCGGTGATAAGAAATTTCCGCATCTGTTCGATTCGCACTTCGGCGGTAACTGGGGAACCGAATACAAAGGTTACCGCATTGTTGAAGTAGGAGAGGACAACCAAATCTCTACCTATCAGGTTAACGCCAGCCAAAACCCTAAGCTGAACGCTAATAAGCTGATGTAA
- a CDS encoding TolC family protein, which yields MKKIPIYILLSVIALLSVSRPLKAQSSIIQDVDTAYLNKLIATAKTNYPRVKSYQNHIEIAQQNIGKAKASYLDAFTFSYVYQPHSSTIVNTTPGTATTGSNYSYFNGIQVGLFFNLGNYLEKPYASKVAKQELMIANNDRDEYFLTLTTEVKKRYYAYLLGMAALKIQVQAAQDAEEIAKSIRYKFEKGEETYDNYNKAQVSYADHNQTRIQAEAALLTARADLEELLGQPLESIK from the coding sequence ATGAAAAAGATACCCATTTATATATTACTATCTGTTATCGCCTTATTATCTGTTAGCCGGCCGCTCAAAGCACAATCGTCCATTATCCAGGATGTTGATACAGCCTATCTAAACAAACTCATTGCTACAGCTAAAACTAATTATCCAAGGGTAAAGAGCTATCAGAACCATATTGAAATAGCCCAGCAAAATATCGGGAAGGCAAAGGCTTCCTATCTCGATGCGTTCACATTCTCGTACGTTTACCAACCGCATAGTTCAACTATTGTTAATACCACGCCTGGTACTGCAACAACTGGTTCTAATTACAGCTATTTTAACGGCATACAGGTTGGCCTGTTTTTTAACCTGGGTAACTACCTGGAGAAACCTTATGCAAGCAAAGTAGCCAAGCAGGAGTTAATGATAGCCAACAATGATCGTGACGAATATTTTCTGACATTAACTACGGAGGTAAAAAAGCGTTATTATGCTTACTTACTGGGTATGGCCGCACTAAAAATCCAGGTACAGGCAGCCCAGGATGCAGAAGAGATTGCAAAAAGTATCAGGTACAAGTTTGAGAAAGGGGAGGAAACTTATGATAATTACAATAAAGCGCAGGTGAGCTATGCCGATCATAACCAAACCCGTATACAGGCCGAAGCAGCTTTATTAACGGCCCGTGCCGACCTGGAAGAATTACTGGGACAACCACTTGAAAGTATTAAATAA
- a CDS encoding alpha/beta fold hydrolase — MKIFDHVSGDYFTFGDKQIYYEFQGNRQGSLIMFLHGGFGSVEDFKSLTPALADDYCLLGMDSPGHGKSTLGSERLSYALIQESAEALLLHLKLDKVILLGLSDGGIAAYHMAHAGKIHIDKLVTVGSRWHLDDALGSEEIFKKMSATSWKEKFPQTVELYERYNPAPDFENLFKKVVAMWLDKQPTGYLNETLKDLMMPVLIARGDADHLTARKSLAALADLIKNAALFNIPFAGHVAFDEQAEIFRLGLKQFLLKTDWK; from the coding sequence ATGAAAATATTTGACCATGTTTCCGGTGATTATTTCACTTTTGGCGACAAACAAATTTATTACGAATTTCAGGGCAACCGGCAGGGGTCGTTGATCATGTTCTTGCATGGCGGTTTTGGCAGTGTGGAAGATTTTAAATCACTGACGCCTGCGTTGGCCGATGATTATTGCTTGCTCGGCATGGATAGCCCCGGGCACGGTAAATCTACATTGGGCTCTGAGCGCTTGAGTTATGCGCTGATCCAGGAATCGGCAGAAGCTTTATTATTACATCTAAAATTGGATAAGGTGATTTTGCTAGGCCTAAGCGATGGCGGAATCGCAGCTTATCACATGGCACACGCAGGTAAAATACACATAGATAAATTGGTGACGGTAGGATCCCGCTGGCATTTGGATGATGCCTTAGGCAGTGAGGAAATATTCAAAAAGATGTCGGCGACGAGCTGGAAAGAAAAATTTCCGCAAACTGTTGAACTTTATGAACGGTATAACCCTGCGCCTGATTTTGAAAACCTGTTTAAAAAGGTCGTAGCCATGTGGCTGGATAAACAACCTACCGGTTATCTGAATGAAACACTCAAAGATCTGATGATGCCTGTTTTGATTGCCAGAGGTGATGCCGACCACCTTACAGCCAGGAAAAGTTTAGCGGCACTGGCAGATCTGATAAAGAATGCGGCGCTGTTTAATATACCTTTTGCAGGCCATGTGGCTTTTGACGAACAAGCTGAGATTTTTCGACTTGGGTTAAAGCAGTTTTTGTTAAAAACAGACTGGAAATAA
- a CDS encoding DUF4386 family protein has protein sequence MAIPSRLSRIQIFFLPKALGILLMIGCFGYLANFAGSFFFSHYNETHIENYITLPASLGELCICLWLLIKGVKDEPVST, from the coding sequence ATGGCTATTCCCTCTCGGCTATCTCGTATTCAAATCTTTTTTTTGCCAAAGGCTTTAGGAATATTGCTAATGATTGGCTGTTTTGGTTACCTGGCAAACTTCGCCGGAAGTTTTTTCTTCTCACATTACAACGAAACCCATATTGAAAATTACATCACCTTACCGGCCAGCTTAGGCGAACTTTGCATTTGCTTATGGCTGCTAATTAAAGGGGTAAAGGATGAACCGGTGTCTACCTAA
- a CDS encoding GumC family protein, translated as MEIKGFITLLGKHKYTLVIIPLVAVIITYFLVRNQPDTYTSQAEIATGIVDQTKQSLTQEIQQEAQINQQFNNLIAITRSKKMLDQVSYQIMIHDLTSKSPYRKPSKIMESLNETAKKHAVEVYTEMYKKRQELSLFDPDQQGLYKLMGSMHYDDQSILKNLTVYRADNSDFIQVQMDADNPELAAAIVNTLCQEVIEYFNTMLKDNQRKAVSFLGNLAKAKQDSLTKRMDALRQYKIQNHVFNLNEQARALYGQISDFETKLDQAKKDAVAYEGAIQNIDKQFDPNDRKYMESAMVKVNQNIVNTNAQLQTLNQKYVQSGFDPHYKTQIDSIRRVLASQINQSSDKYITNPLSTKQNLITQKLTMQVQQQLAQNSIGSIQSQLDALNERLRTLVPHEAVVQGDESAITVASQEYLDVLQKYNQTSLESNFTTQLKQVSNAMPGMAAPSKKMLLVIISGVISFVFCIAVFFVLFLLDSSLKAPRDLANKTKVPVIGYLNLLESKSIDLNKVWADRDKSADVRQFRNLLQSIRFEVEGELQSDKILLINSITGGEGKTYLSINLAYAFAAINKHVLLIDGNFINSGITEAIKPKVFLEDYLRSDAAASTLRTTSNITVLGNKGGDISVLEIAPQNAIEQKLDELKKAFDIIIVESSALDTLNKSKEWTLFSDRILTVFEAGQSFKEPQQLNLEYLQTFGHKFIGWVMNMVAPEQVVDTTKVK; from the coding sequence ATGGAAATAAAAGGCTTTATAACATTACTGGGTAAACATAAATATACCCTTGTCATCATTCCATTAGTGGCTGTTATTATCACCTATTTTTTGGTGCGTAACCAGCCCGATACTTATACCTCCCAAGCAGAAATAGCAACCGGGATAGTTGACCAGACTAAACAGTCGCTTACCCAGGAGATACAGCAGGAGGCTCAAATTAACCAGCAATTTAATAACCTCATTGCTATTACGCGGTCAAAGAAAATGCTCGACCAGGTTTCGTACCAGATCATGATTCATGACCTAACGAGCAAATCGCCTTACCGGAAGCCCTCTAAGATAATGGAGAGCTTAAATGAAACGGCCAAAAAACATGCGGTAGAAGTTTATACCGAGATGTATAAAAAGCGCCAGGAGTTATCATTGTTTGATCCTGATCAGCAAGGCTTATACAAACTGATGGGTTCAATGCATTACGATGATCAGTCTATATTAAAAAATCTTACTGTTTACCGTGCCGATAACAGCGACTTTATACAGGTTCAAATGGATGCCGATAATCCAGAGCTTGCAGCGGCCATTGTAAATACACTTTGCCAGGAGGTAATCGAGTATTTTAATACCATGCTGAAAGATAACCAGCGTAAAGCAGTTAGCTTTTTGGGTAACCTGGCCAAAGCAAAGCAAGATAGCCTGACCAAGCGTATGGATGCGCTGCGCCAGTACAAAATACAAAACCATGTATTTAACCTCAACGAACAGGCCAGGGCTTTATACGGGCAGATCTCTGACTTTGAAACCAAGTTAGATCAGGCCAAGAAAGACGCTGTTGCCTACGAAGGTGCTATCCAGAACATCGACAAGCAGTTTGACCCGAACGATCGTAAATACATGGAGAGTGCGATGGTGAAGGTTAATCAAAACATCGTAAATACCAACGCGCAACTGCAAACCCTCAATCAGAAATATGTACAAAGCGGCTTCGATCCACATTATAAAACGCAGATCGATTCTATACGCAGGGTGCTGGCCAGTCAGATCAACCAATCGTCTGATAAGTATATTACCAACCCTTTAAGCACCAAGCAAAACCTGATTACGCAAAAGCTGACCATGCAGGTGCAGCAGCAGCTGGCGCAAAACAGCATTGGATCGATACAGAGCCAGCTCGATGCTTTGAATGAGCGCCTGCGTACGTTGGTGCCTCATGAGGCTGTTGTACAAGGCGATGAGAGCGCTATTACAGTAGCCAGCCAGGAGTATCTGGATGTGCTGCAAAAATACAATCAAACAAGCCTGGAGTCTAACTTTACAACACAGCTTAAACAAGTTAGTAACGCCATGCCGGGTATGGCAGCGCCATCTAAAAAAATGCTGCTGGTAATTATCAGTGGCGTTATCAGCTTTGTGTTCTGTATCGCCGTATTCTTTGTGTTGTTCTTGTTAGATAGCAGCCTGAAAGCACCGCGCGATTTGGCTAATAAAACTAAAGTGCCGGTTATCGGCTATTTAAACCTGTTAGAAAGTAAATCGATAGACCTGAATAAGGTTTGGGCTGATAGGGATAAAAGTGCCGATGTAAGGCAGTTTCGTAACCTGCTGCAATCTATCCGTTTCGAGGTAGAGGGAGAACTGCAGAGCGATAAAATATTGTTGATTAATAGTATTACAGGTGGTGAAGGGAAAACTTATTTAAGTATTAACCTGGCTTATGCTTTTGCTGCCATCAACAAACATGTATTGCTGATAGATGGCAACTTTATCAATTCGGGCATTACTGAAGCCATTAAACCAAAGGTTTTTCTGGAAGATTACCTGAGGAGCGATGCGGCCGCGAGCACCTTACGTACCACATCAAACATTACTGTTTTAGGTAATAAAGGTGGTGATATTTCTGTGCTCGAGATTGCTCCGCAAAACGCGATCGAGCAAAAACTGGATGAGCTTAAAAAAGCTTTCGATATTATTATTGTTGAATCGTCTGCGTTGGATACGCTCAACAAATCGAAAGAGTGGACCTTGTTTAGCGACAGGATACTGACCGTTTTTGAGGCCGGACAAAGCTTTAAGGAGCCTCAGCAGCTTAACCTCGAATATCTGCAAACATTCGGTCATAAATTTATTGGCTGGGTAATGAACATGGTTGCTCCCGAACAAGTAGTTGATACCACTAAAGTTAAATAG
- a CDS encoding phosphocholine-specific phospholipase C, with protein MLDSRRDFLKKAALLSGAAAVTSALPPVIQKALAINPEPGSTFYDAEHIVFLMQENRSFDHQLGNLQGVRGYNDPRAINLPNKNKVWLQTNKNGDTYGPFHLDVKDTKIAWMGSLPHGFSDQTDAMNNGKYDRWLDVKKARNKNYADMPLTMGYCDRSDFPFYYSLADAFTVCDQNFCSSITGTHPNRYYWMTGTVREANKPEGIAHLWNIDNYNYPELNWTTFPEKLQEHDVTWKVYQNELTMGQDLKQEQEAWLSNFGTNVLEYFKQYNVRMHAGGIAGLQSKKENTLQQIADLEKQPQEGRTVTRLAAAKKLLANIEAAQAKYTQENFDNLPKHQQELNNKAFSTNTNDPDYHELVSLEYDDNGTARKLNVPKGDIFHQFREDVKNGTLPTVSWLMPPAHFSDHPGEPWFGPWYVSEAMEILLQNPEVWKKTVFVITYDENDGYFDHMPPYVVPNPYKEHTGKVSAGIDPKLDFVTREQQTNPSAQESNLREGPVGLGYRVPMIIASPWTRGGYVCSEVFDHTSSIQFVETFLEKKYNKNVKLENVTQWRRTICGDLTSAFRPYHGEKIDGPVFLEKKQFIEGIHQAQFKQAPSNYRKLSADEIAQINTDHSQSPYFPKQEKGIKPACALPYELHVNGNFNKDKKAYEIAFTAGNKVFGNKASGSPFRVYAANPYQHDELRAWDYSAAAGDTLKDEWQIGDFENDAYHLKVYGPNGFYREFAGNKSNPLVKISCEYEAGKINAAKLTGNVVINITNLDTKAHTFNINDNSYKAAGHSQVVAAGGTTKLVLDLSKNYSWYDFSVKLKGYEAFEERFAGRVETGMPTKTDPLMGGLV; from the coding sequence ATGTTAGATTCACGGAGAGATTTCCTCAAAAAAGCAGCCTTGCTTTCGGGCGCTGCTGCAGTTACCAGCGCCTTGCCGCCGGTTATACAAAAAGCGCTGGCTATTAACCCAGAGCCGGGTAGTACCTTTTACGATGCCGAACATATTGTATTCCTGATGCAGGAAAACCGCTCGTTCGATCACCAGTTAGGAAACTTGCAGGGCGTACGTGGTTATAATGATCCCCGTGCTATTAATCTGCCTAATAAAAACAAAGTCTGGCTGCAAACCAATAAAAACGGCGACACATACGGGCCATTCCACCTGGATGTAAAGGATACCAAAATTGCCTGGATGGGTTCGCTGCCTCACGGCTTTAGCGACCAGACTGATGCCATGAACAACGGTAAATACGACAGGTGGCTGGATGTAAAAAAGGCCCGTAACAAGAACTATGCAGATATGCCGCTGACGATGGGCTACTGCGACCGTTCTGATTTTCCATTCTATTATTCGCTGGCTGATGCTTTTACCGTATGCGACCAGAACTTTTGCTCGAGTATAACTGGTACGCATCCCAACCGCTATTACTGGATGACGGGTACCGTGCGCGAAGCTAACAAACCAGAAGGTATTGCGCATTTATGGAACATCGACAATTATAACTATCCTGAACTGAACTGGACTACCTTCCCCGAAAAACTGCAGGAGCACGATGTAACCTGGAAAGTTTACCAAAATGAACTAACCATGGGGCAGGATTTAAAACAGGAGCAGGAAGCCTGGTTAAGCAACTTCGGCACAAACGTGTTGGAGTACTTTAAACAATATAATGTGCGTATGCATGCGGGCGGTATTGCAGGCTTACAATCTAAAAAAGAGAATACACTACAACAAATTGCCGATCTGGAAAAACAACCGCAAGAGGGTAGAACCGTAACCCGCTTAGCGGCCGCAAAAAAGCTGCTGGCCAATATCGAAGCTGCACAGGCAAAATATACACAGGAGAATTTCGACAACCTGCCTAAACATCAACAGGAGCTGAACAACAAAGCATTCTCTACCAATACAAATGATCCTGATTACCACGAACTGGTATCATTAGAATATGATGATAACGGTACTGCGCGTAAATTGAATGTACCTAAAGGCGATATATTCCACCAGTTTAGGGAGGATGTAAAGAACGGTACTTTGCCAACTGTATCATGGCTGATGCCCCCGGCTCATTTCTCTGATCACCCGGGCGAGCCCTGGTTTGGCCCGTGGTATGTTAGTGAGGCAATGGAGATCTTACTGCAAAACCCGGAGGTATGGAAGAAAACCGTTTTTGTGATCACTTATGATGAGAATGATGGTTATTTCGACCACATGCCGCCTTATGTTGTACCAAATCCTTACAAAGAGCACACAGGTAAAGTATCAGCAGGTATCGACCCTAAACTGGATTTCGTAACCCGGGAGCAGCAAACTAACCCATCAGCACAGGAATCAAACCTGCGTGAAGGACCGGTAGGTTTGGGTTATCGTGTGCCGATGATCATTGCTTCGCCGTGGACACGTGGTGGTTATGTATGTTCTGAAGTATTTGATCATACCTCATCTATCCAGTTTGTTGAAACGTTTTTGGAAAAAAAATACAACAAGAACGTTAAGTTAGAAAACGTTACCCAATGGCGCCGTACCATTTGCGGCGATTTAACTTCGGCTTTCCGCCCATATCATGGCGAAAAAATAGATGGCCCGGTATTTTTAGAGAAGAAGCAGTTTATAGAAGGCATTCACCAGGCGCAGTTTAAGCAGGCACCATCAAACTACCGCAAATTATCTGCCGATGAAATAGCACAGATCAATACCGATCATAGCCAGTCGCCATATTTCCCTAAACAGGAAAAAGGGATTAAACCGGCTTGTGCTTTGCCTTATGAATTACATGTGAATGGCAATTTCAATAAAGACAAAAAAGCTTACGAAATAGCCTTTACTGCCGGTAATAAAGTATTTGGTAATAAGGCTTCGGGTTCGCCTTTCAGGGTTTATGCAGCTAACCCATATCAGCACGATGAGTTACGTGCCTGGGATTACAGCGCTGCCGCAGGTGATACCTTGAAAGATGAATGGCAGATAGGTGATTTTGAGAATGACGCTTATCACCTTAAAGTTTATGGCCCTAATGGTTTTTACCGTGAGTTTGCCGGTAACAAAAGCAATCCGTTGGTTAAAATTAGCTGCGAGTACGAGGCTGGTAAAATAAACGCTGCAAAGCTGACCGGTAACGTAGTGATAAATATTACTAACCTCGATACTAAGGCACATACATTTAACATCAACGATAATAGCTATAAAGCAGCAGGCCATAGCCAGGTAGTAGCCGCAGGTGGTACAACCAAATTGGTATTGGATTTATCTAAGAATTACAGCTGGTATGATTTCAGCGTGAAACTGAAAGGTTATGAAGCCTTTGAAGAGCGTTTTGCAGGCCGTGTTGAAACCGGTATGCCAACCAAAACCGACCCGTTAATGGGCGGCCTTGTTTAA
- a CDS encoding Atu2307/SP_0267 family LLM class monooxygenase, translating into MELGISTFGEVHPDGVAGKAVNANKRVQELLEEVKLADEVGLDVFAFGEHHRPDFVVSAPEIFMAAAAAVTKNIKLSSSVTVLSSADPVRTFQNFATVDLLSNGRAEMIAGRGSFIESFPLFGYDLNDYDELFTEKLEMFLQINKQEVISWKGKFRAPIQNQGIYPRPIQESIPVWLGVGGTPASAVRAGKLNLPLIIAILGSAPEQFVPFVDLYRESAAKAGHDVSKLQLAISSQFYMAENAKQAADEFYPSYEALMNRVGKDRGWSPMSRPQFEYLRSDGPLVVGDAQLAIDKIMKQYELFGNTRFVAQLVTGHTPHDKILKAIELYGTKVAPVVRKETAK; encoded by the coding sequence ATGGAATTAGGGATCAGCACATTTGGAGAGGTACACCCTGATGGTGTAGCCGGCAAAGCTGTAAACGCCAACAAGCGTGTACAGGAATTATTAGAAGAAGTTAAACTGGCCGATGAAGTTGGGTTGGATGTTTTTGCCTTTGGCGAACACCACCGCCCCGACTTTGTAGTATCGGCCCCCGAAATATTTATGGCTGCCGCAGCGGCTGTTACCAAAAACATCAAATTATCGAGTTCTGTTACCGTATTAAGTTCGGCCGACCCGGTGCGCACGTTTCAAAACTTTGCCACGGTTGATTTGCTCTCGAACGGCCGTGCCGAAATGATTGCAGGCCGTGGTTCGTTCATCGAATCATTCCCCCTGTTTGGTTATGATTTAAATGATTATGATGAGTTGTTTACCGAGAAACTGGAGATGTTTCTGCAGATCAACAAGCAGGAAGTGATTTCTTGGAAAGGAAAATTCCGTGCACCTATCCAGAACCAGGGCATTTACCCCCGCCCTATCCAGGAATCAATTCCTGTTTGGTTGGGCGTTGGTGGTACGCCGGCATCTGCTGTACGTGCAGGTAAATTAAACCTGCCGCTAATTATTGCCATACTGGGCAGTGCGCCCGAGCAATTTGTGCCTTTTGTTGACTTGTACCGCGAATCGGCCGCCAAGGCCGGCCACGATGTGAGCAAGCTGCAATTGGCCATCAGTTCACAGTTCTATATGGCCGAAAATGCTAAACAAGCAGCAGACGAGTTTTATCCATCTTATGAAGCCCTAATGAACCGGGTCGGGAAAGACAGGGGCTGGTCGCCGATGAGCAGGCCGCAATTTGAATACCTGCGTAGTGATGGCCCATTGGTAGTTGGCGATGCGCAACTGGCTATTGATAAAATTATGAAGCAATATGAGCTATTCGGCAACACCCGCTTTGTGGCGCAACTGGTAACCGGCCATACACCGCACGATAAGATTTTGAAAGCGATTGAATTGTATGGAACAAAGGTAGCGCCGGTGGTGAGAAAAGAAACAGCGAAATAA
- a CDS encoding polysaccharide biosynthesis protein, giving the protein MFQSINIVPRWIIFSLDMIICMFSLGFAYFIRYNFDIYTIDTAAFSRNLLIFSIINCIVFLSVKTYAGIIRYTSLQDAHRIVLSIGISNFAFFMTNMVLMAYSFKAAISNEVLVINCLCSFVMLVSYRVLIKYFFLYIKNLNIDKRHVIIYGAGEVGMAAKRTLDHDGAVNMTVIAFLDDDVRKEGKIIEGIKICPVASFEKFINVHEKIDDLIIAINGLNPERKNKIVDICLKHNIRVLTLPPVSNWINGHINTNQIQQIKIENLLEREPIEIHNDKIAEQLKGKRIVVTGAAGSIGSEIVRQLINFGPQMIILSDQAESPLHELQLELEECCEDQIIHSFIGDVRDKGRMELLFKTFQPHYVYHAAAYKHVPLMEHNPSEAIRTNILGTKIMANLSVQYGVQKFVMVSTDKAVNPTNIMGASKRIAEIYVQALYNSFSEHNIIYENGLSHLNYNRRKELTKFITTRFGNVLGSNGSVIPRFKAQIEKGGPITVTHPEITRYFMTIPEACRLVLEAGSMGNGGEIFIFDMGKSVKIVELAKKMIRLSGLIPNQDIAIEFTGLRPGEKLYEELLNDHENTMPTHHHKIMVAKVREYAFERVVKQVDDLIQTAATGNTNKTVSKMKEIVPEFKSNNSVFESLDFKTELASN; this is encoded by the coding sequence ATGTTTCAATCAATAAACATAGTTCCGCGTTGGATCATATTTTCCCTTGATATGATCATTTGCATGTTCTCTCTTGGGTTTGCTTACTTTATCAGATATAACTTTGATATCTATACTATTGATACCGCAGCATTCAGCAGAAACCTTCTAATATTTTCTATTATAAACTGTATTGTATTTCTGAGCGTAAAGACCTATGCCGGTATTATCCGCTATACGAGTCTTCAGGATGCACATCGTATTGTACTGTCAATCGGCATAAGCAATTTTGCATTTTTTATGACCAATATGGTGCTAATGGCCTATAGTTTTAAAGCTGCAATTTCTAATGAGGTATTGGTTATAAACTGCTTATGCAGCTTTGTAATGCTGGTAAGTTACCGTGTACTGATTAAGTATTTCTTTTTATATATCAAGAATTTAAATATCGATAAACGCCATGTAATTATTTACGGTGCCGGTGAGGTGGGTATGGCTGCAAAAAGAACGCTGGACCATGATGGAGCAGTTAATATGACTGTTATTGCGTTTTTGGATGATGATGTTAGGAAAGAAGGCAAAATTATAGAAGGGATTAAAATTTGCCCTGTAGCATCTTTCGAAAAATTTATCAACGTACATGAAAAAATCGATGATCTTATTATCGCTATAAACGGGTTGAACCCCGAACGGAAGAATAAGATTGTTGACATTTGCTTAAAACATAATATCAGGGTTTTAACATTACCACCGGTTTCAAACTGGATAAACGGTCATATTAATACCAACCAGATACAGCAGATAAAAATTGAAAACCTGTTAGAGCGCGAGCCAATAGAAATCCATAACGATAAAATAGCCGAACAACTAAAAGGTAAAAGAATTGTGGTTACCGGTGCAGCCGGCTCTATCGGGAGTGAGATTGTGCGCCAGCTTATTAACTTTGGCCCGCAAATGATTATCCTGAGCGACCAGGCCGAATCTCCATTGCACGAATTACAGTTAGAGCTTGAAGAGTGCTGCGAAGATCAAATCATCCATTCATTTATTGGTGATGTGCGCGATAAAGGCCGGATGGAGCTGTTGTTCAAAACATTCCAGCCACATTATGTATACCATGCAGCAGCCTACAAGCATGTGCCTTTGATGGAACATAATCCTTCAGAAGCCATTCGCACAAATATATTGGGTACTAAAATTATGGCTAATCTTTCTGTTCAATATGGTGTGCAGAAATTTGTGATGGTATCAACAGATAAAGCGGTAAACCCAACTAATATCATGGGTGCATCGAAACGTATTGCCGAAATTTATGTACAGGCGTTATATAATTCGTTTTCAGAACATAATATTATCTATGAAAACGGCCTGAGCCATCTTAACTACAATAGAAGAAAAGAGCTTACCAAATTTATCACAACCCGCTTTGGCAATGTGCTGGGCTCAAATGGCTCTGTAATACCAAGGTTTAAGGCACAGATTGAAAAGGGCGGCCCAATAACCGTAACCCACCCCGAGATTACACGTTATTTTATGACCATACCAGAAGCTTGCCGCTTAGTTTTGGAGGCAGGATCGATGGGTAACGGGGGCGAGATCTTCATTTTCGACATGGGTAAATCTGTAAAAATTGTTGAACTGGCTAAAAAAATGATCAGGCTCTCGGGCTTGATTCCTAACCAGGATATTGCAATTGAATTTACAGGTTTAAGGCCGGGCGAAAAGCTATACGAAGAGTTGTTAAACGACCATGAAAACACGATGCCTACACACCATCATAAAATAATGGTTGCCAAGGTTAGGGAATATGCCTTCGAAAGGGTTGTTAAACAAGTTGACGACCTGATTCAAACAGCTGCTACAGGTAATACAAACAAAACAGTTTCTAAAATGAAAGAAATTGTTCCTGAATTTAAAAGCAATAATTCGGTGTTCGAATCACTGGATTTTAAGACAGAATTGGCCAGTAATTAA